From Larus michahellis chromosome 5, bLarMic1.1, whole genome shotgun sequence, the proteins below share one genomic window:
- the RASSF6 gene encoding ras association domain-containing protein 6, translated as MKKVTMKAQHLPSVSINEEKFITREQLTSLLKTYNSYYSDQENLQLTHNQREGSKPFIEGILSIFWGVRHPIRLKIQDEKQIPSFVTLKSTENVGLFPGKRGMTRWGEFDDLHHISGETLKSTEEKPDLEKGHSCYESCTLKPVSEQDHNCATLPRAGSRAADVPKGTRLRMIARTEVETHRFSINGHFYNYETSVFTPAFGSETKIRINSRMRTRQVIEQLLRKFKIENSPHEFALYIIHASGEKKQLRSGDVPLLHRLLQGPSEKVAKFFLMDRDVEEISSDVAQYIQFHLPFLESILHRINEEEQQEIQQTIARYLKEKSLIRQHLRSRTVKKTETTV; from the exons ATGAAGAAAGTGACTATGAAAGCACAGCATCTGCCTTCTGTTTCCATCAATGAGGAGAAGTTCATAACCAG GGAGCAGCTCACTTCTCTTCTGAAGACTTACAACTCTTACTATTCTGATCAAGAAAATCTCCAACTGACACACAATCAG cgaGAAGGAAGCAAACCATTTATTGAAGGAATCTTGTCAATATTTTGGGGAGTCCGGCATCCTATCCGATTAAAAATTCAGGATGAGAAGCAGATACCCTCTTTTGTAACCCTGAAGTCAACAGAGAACGTGGGTTTGTTCCCTGGCAAAAG GGGAATGACGCGCTGGGGAGAATTTGATGACCTACATCATATTAGTGGGGAGACACTGAAATCTACTGAAGAAAAGCCAGACCTCGAGAAAG GTCATTCATGTTATGAGAGCTGCACTCTGAAGCCTGTCAGCGAGCAGGACCACAACTGCGCTACCCTGCCACGGGCCGGCAGCCGCGCCGCGGACGTGCCCAAGGGGACCAGGCTGCGCATGATAGCCAGGACAGAAGTGGAAACTCACAGGTTTTCGATTAATGGCCACTTCTACAACTACGAG ACATCAGTTTTTACTCCAGCTTTTGGATCCGAAACCAAAATAAGAATAAACAGCCGGATGAGAACGAGACAAGTGATAGAACAATTGCTTCGGAAGTTTAAG ATAGAGAACAGCCCACACGAATTTGCACTCTACATTATCCACGCCTCCGGAG aaaagaagcagctgaggaGTGGAGACGTTCCCTTACTGCACAGGCTCTTGCAGGGGCCCTCGGAGAAGGTTGCCAAGTTTTTTCTGATGGACAGGGATGTGGAAGAGATTAGCAGTGAT GTTGCTCAGTATATTCAATTTCATCTTCCCTTTTTGGAGTCAATTCTGCACAGAATAAATGAAGAAGAACAACAGGAGATTCAACAGACAATTGCAAG GTACCTGAAAGAGAAGAGTTTGATACGCCAGCACCTTCGGAGCCGAACTGTTAAGAAAACGGAGACGACAGTTTGA